The window CGGGTCCGTTTGCGCCCACCATGGCCGCTGGCAATACCTACAAGATCCAGCCGACCGCCAATGGCGCGGCGGGCTTCTCGCTGGCGCTGAACAATACCCAGCTGCTGGCCACGGCCGCTCCGATCGCCACCTCGATCAACGCGACCAACAACGTCAACGCCAGCATGCCGGCCAGCAACACCGGCAACGCCATCATCTCCAACACCTCGCTGGATTCCAGCCAATATCAGCAGGGCTCATCGGTGTCCTTCACTGCCGCCCTGGACGCCTCGACGCCGCCCAAGATGCAGTTGTCGGCAGCCTGGACAGGCGCCGCGCCGGTTCCCGGGGTGACGGTGAACTACGCCGATGGCACCACCGCCAGCGTGACTGGCGCAACGCCCTTCGACTACAAGTCGGGCATGACCATCACCAGCGGTGGCGTGACCTACGCCCTGACCGGTTCGCCCGCCGCCGGCGACAAGTTCAACTTCGCACCGGTCTCCGCCAACAAGGGGACGGCCACCATCAGCACCGGTTCGGTCACCCCGGCTTACCTGACCACCACGACGCCGCTGACCAAGCCAACCACGCTGACCTACAACAGCACGGCCGCGCCGCCGGTATTCAACATCTCGCCTGCAGTGCCCGCTGGCGGCGGCACCATCACCCACAAGGATGGCACCACCACCACCATCGCCGGTGGCGCGACCACGCTGTCCTACACGGCAGGCGATAGCTACGAGATCAGCGGCGTGCAGTTCGCCATTTCCGGCCAGCCCGGCAATGGCGACCAGTTCACCATCGCGGCCAATACCAATGCCGCCTCGGACAACCGCAATGCCCTGGCCATGGGCAAGCTGCAGACGGCCAACACCATCAACGGCACCAGCTTCCAGGGTTCGTATTCCCAGCTGGTGGCCACCATCGGCAACAAGACCAACGAGATCAACGTCACCAACACCGCTGAAAAGGCGCGCCTGACCGCGATCCAGAATCAGCAGCAGTCCGAGTCCGGGGTCAACCAGGACGAAGAACTGGCCCATATGATCCAGAACCAGCAGCAGTACCAGGCCGCCGCCAAGATCATCCAGGCGGCCAGCGACATGATCAACGTGCTGTTGTCGTTGGGCAGTTAAACTGATTAGAGGAAGAAGACCATGCGTATTAGCACCCAGATGATCTATCAGTCGAGCAACAACGACCTGACCAGCATGCAGAGCCAGTTCCTGAAGCTGTCGCAGCAGGTGACTGCACAGCAGCGGGTGCTGCTGCCTTCGGATGACCCGGTGGCTGCCGCCCGCGCCCTGGATATGCAGCAGACTGCGGACCTGAACGAGCAGTACAAGACCAATCGCCAGAACGCCAACAGCGCCTTGTCCAGCGTGCAAGGCAACCTGGAGAGCATGACCAACATGCTGACCAAGTTGAAATCCAACGTGATCACCGCGGGCAATGCCTCGTATTCGAATGCCGAGCGCATCAACATGGCCTCCGAGATCAAGGGCAACCTGGCTGAAGTGCTGGGTTACGCCAATGCCCAGGACGGCCAGGGCAACTACCTTTTCGCCGGGTTCAAGAGCACCACCCAGCCGTTCACCCTCGATGGCACGGGCGGCGTGGTCTACAACGGCGACCAGGGCGCCATGAGCCTGCAGGTCGATTCGACCCGCGTGATGGATATCAGCGCTTCCGGCCAAGCCATCTTCCAGGGCAATGGCCAGGATATCTTCAAGACCATGAACAACTTCATCAACGTCTTGTCGGTACCCGTGACCGAGGCTGCCAACAAGGCTGATGAGACTGCCGCCAACAACTTCGTCTATCCGGCCGGTTCCGGCCTCACGCCGATTGCCGCCTACAAGACCTCGCTGGCGCAGTTGAATGCGTTGAGCCCCACCGATCCGACCTACCAGGCGGTCTTTACGGCCACGGCAGCGCTCAAGCTGCAGTCTGACGCCGCCGACGCCGCACGCACCCCGGTGGTGGGCAGCCA is drawn from Herbaspirillum seropedicae and contains these coding sequences:
- the flgL gene encoding flagellar hook-associated protein FlgL; translated protein: MRISTQMIYQSSNNDLTSMQSQFLKLSQQVTAQQRVLLPSDDPVAAARALDMQQTADLNEQYKTNRQNANSALSSVQGNLESMTNMLTKLKSNVITAGNASYSNAERINMASEIKGNLAEVLGYANAQDGQGNYLFAGFKSTTQPFTLDGTGGVVYNGDQGAMSLQVDSTRVMDISASGQAIFQGNGQDIFKTMNNFINVLSVPVTEAANKADETAANNFVYPAGSGLTPIAAYKTSLAQLNALSPTDPTYQAVFTATAALKLQSDAADAARTPVVGSQAALTRNLASFNTQIDSLLSNVTTAKASIGARQNELDNLDAAGEVNKENYTQTINNLLGRNPSDVNQLISDYTLTQTYLSAAQKVFVTTSGLSLLNYLK